GTGGGCACCACAATGGAGGACCTTGGTGCCCAAGAAGCACAGCAGCAGCCTCTGCCTCCCGGACGCCTGGACGCTGCGGGGGAGTACCATCTCCCTCTTGGAGGTGAGAGGAGGCCGGGGGTGTTCCAAGCGCCAGGCTTCCCCACAGCGTCCCTCAGAGCCTCAGCGCTTCCTCCCCTGGTTCTCAGCTGCCTGGCCGATGCGTGGTGTAGGGGCCCTgtgggaagggcagggagggCTAGACCACAGGGGGCCTTCCTGAACTGACCTGGCCCTCGTGACCCTCACGCTGTTCACCCAAGTGGGGAGGGGTCCGAGCTGGAGGCCCCAGAAGCCGTGAGGTCACAGCCTGCCTTGGGACTGCAGGGTTGAGGGCTGCTTGCTGGGACTGACACGGGGCTGTGGGTGCGCGAGGAAGCCTGCAGGACTGAGCCGTGGAAGGAGCTGCTCTTGGGGACAAGCAGGCAGACCCGTGAGGGCGGCCCAGGCTCAGCTCTGGCTCCTGGACGGCCGGCGGCGCCTCAGTGGGAGGCTGTGTGCAGAGGTAGGCAGTCCAGGGCCCCGCATGGCGTGACCACTCCCTGGGGCACGTTGCTGGGAGGACCCAGCCGGTGCACTCGCTGCGCTGCCGGCACCGTGGGAGGCGACTGCACAGCCCTGGTGCCCTCCCACCGCCCCGGAGGTTGGAGGCTGCAGGCCTTGGGACTCGGGTATGGCTCCCTGAGGCCCACTCCTGGCCCCTCGACACCGGGTCCTCCTGCAAGGGTAGGAGGGGGCGGCAGGAACTCCATGGGGTCTCCTTCAGAAGGACACTGACCCCAGCCTGGGGGCTCCACCGGTGAGCTCGTCACTTCCCCAAAGCCCCACCCCCTTAGACCATCACCATGGGGTTAGGATCTCAGCACAGGAAGTCTGGGAGGGCACAGACATCCAGCCTCCCATGCCTATGGACTCGTGAACCACAGGGGACTGGAAGGTGTGGCCACCGTGAGCCCTAGCCCTTTTGGAGCCAGATGTCCTGTGGATGTCCCCAGAGGCCCTGAGTGGGCTCCGCAGAGGGCAGACCCCCAGGGTGTGCTGGAGCAGGGTCCATGGTCACTGGGATTCGGTGGAGACCCCAAGGCAGGCCGCAGAGTGGGAGGGGCTCAGGGCCCCCCAGGGAGGCTGGGTCCTCGGGACGGGTTAGGGGCGCCTGTGACTTCCTCTGGTGGGTCCCGAGTTGGGAGGGTAAGGGTGACCGTCACTGACCGCACCCTGGCAGGTTTCGGTGGTTGGCGGCTTCCCGGGCTGGCCGCGGCCTTCTGTATCCGCGGCTCCACCTCTGCAGAGGGTCGGCCGTGGTCCCTCCTCTGAGTCAGCTCGTCCGTCTCCACCTCCTGCAGCCTAAGGGTGGTTTTCTTCTCAGGGACCAGAGGCAGATCCGGGGAGGGACACATGGCTTCCTGCGCCGGGGAGGAAGCCGTGGCCCCGGCCATCCCCCCGCTGAGGCCCAGCGATCAGTTCCACCTGTTTGTGAGCTACAGCAGCGTGGACGCCGTGTGGACCCACGGGCTCACTGGCCGCCTGGAGGCTGAGCTCCCGGGGCTGAGGGTGTGCCTACATGAGCGGGACTTCACGCCCGGCAGGAACGTGCTGGAGAACATGGCGGGCTGCATCCAGCAGAGCCAGAAGGTGCTGCTGGTGCTGAGCGAGGACTTCGTGCAAAGCCGCTGGTGCCTCCTGGAGGCCGACCTGTCCCTCGTGGGCTCCTGCCTGGAGAGGAAGCCGGTCCTCCCCGTCCTGCTGCGGCCCTGCCGGGTCCCGCTGCACCTCAGCCACCTGACCTACCTAGAGGCCACGGACGGCCGCTTCTACCAGAAGCTGGTGCAGCTGCTGTGCACCCCCAACCAGCGCCTGGCGCACCCCCCGGCCCTGCGCTCGGCCCCCGCCCTCTACAGCGGGAAGGCTCTGCTGACCCTGGACTGCATCAACAGGGACAGCCTGCCCTCGTGGAAGGTGGGCAGCTTCAGCACGCTGGCCGTGCCGGACCCCCTGAAGGAGGTGCTGGAGGACCCCGAGCTGTACAAGCGAGCCGTGGGCATCCTGAACGGCATGCGCTCGCCCCGCTGCCTCCTGCGTTATCTGGGCTGCAGGGTCATCCTTGCCATAGTCCTGATTCTCCTCTCCGTGGCCTCGCTGTTCTTACCCTTCATCTTTGGGGCCTGGCAAAAACAGCCAGCTCAGCAGCTCCTCGTGATCTGCGCCAATGTATTTTTCTGCCCCTTTTTCATGATCTTAAGTGTCAACACCCTGTGCTGGTCCCGAAGGTCTTCCAAGAGGACCCTGCGGGAGCTGGCGGGCCGCGTCGGGGAGGCCAACTTGCTGCTGGCGCCGCACTCGGTGCTCATGGGCTGCGAGACCAAGAACAAGCTCTACTTCGTGTACGTGCTGCTGGGCGACTGCAAG
Above is a genomic segment from Dama dama isolate Ldn47 chromosome 15, ASM3311817v1, whole genome shotgun sequence containing:
- the LOC133070548 gene encoding uncharacterized protein LOC133070548 isoform X1, yielding MEDLGAQEAQQQPLPPGRLDAAGEYHLPLGACRTEPWKELLLGTSRQTREGGPGSALAPGRPAAPQWEAVCRGTRGRSGEGHMASCAGEEAVAPAIPPLRPSDQFHLFVSYSSVDAVWTHGLTGRLEAELPGLRVCLHERDFTPGRNVLENMAGCIQQSQKVLLVLSEDFVQSRWCLLEADLSLVGSCLERKPVLPVLLRPCRVPLHLSHLTYLEATDGRFYQKLVQLLCTPNQRLAHPPALRSAPALYSGKALLTLDCINRDSLPSWKVGSFSTLAVPDPLKEVLEDPELYKRAVGILNGMRSPRCLLRYLGCRVILAIVLILLSVASLFLPFIFGAWQKQPAQQLLVICANVFFCPFFMILSVNTLCWSRRSSKRTLRELAGRVGEANLLLAPHSVLMGCETKNKLYFVYVLLGDCKRAFLGAPEGEAAFQEAILRFASSYACCLAHGHFPQWEEAAGAPGHLEVGLCFCQFVSLQLRRLGGQGGRVEPRVTV
- the LOC133070548 gene encoding uncharacterized protein LOC133070548 isoform X2, which translates into the protein MEDLGAQEAQQQPLPPGRLDAAGEYHLPLGGTRGRSGEGHMASCAGEEAVAPAIPPLRPSDQFHLFVSYSSVDAVWTHGLTGRLEAELPGLRVCLHERDFTPGRNVLENMAGCIQQSQKVLLVLSEDFVQSRWCLLEADLSLVGSCLERKPVLPVLLRPCRVPLHLSHLTYLEATDGRFYQKLVQLLCTPNQRLAHPPALRSAPALYSGKALLTLDCINRDSLPSWKVGSFSTLAVPDPLKEVLEDPELYKRAVGILNGMRSPRCLLRYLGCRVILAIVLILLSVASLFLPFIFGAWQKQPAQQLLVICANVFFCPFFMILSVNTLCWSRRSSKRTLRELAGRVGEANLLLAPHSVLMGCETKNKLYFVYVLLGDCKRAFLGAPEGEAAFQEAILRFASSYACCLAHGHFPQWEEAAGAPGHLEVGLCFCQFVSLQLRRLGGQGGRVEPRVTV